AAACTTCGACAGGAGTATCATTAAATGACGGATTGCTGGTGGGGCCAGTGATTCAGGAAGATCTACGATCAATAATTCTTCGGTGTCGCACGAAGCAGATCATGCTCGTTGCCGATGTAGAGAAGATGTTCAGGCAAATAAACATCTGTCAAAAGGATAAACCACTGCAATCGATTCTCTGGCGATCTTCTCCCGACGACGAGCCAGAGACCTACGAGCTGGGCACGGTCACGTACGGCACTAAACCTGCACCATTTCTTGCTACTCGTACACTTAAGCAGCTTGCCATGGAAGAAGTCAGTCGTTTTCCTCTGGCAGCCAAGGCAGTTTGTGAGGATACCTACATGGACGATATCATTACCGGAGCGGATGCAGCGGATTTGGCCATCGAGTTGAGGATGCAGCTCGATAAAATGATGAGTGCTGGTGGGTTTCACCTCCGGAAGTGGGCGTCGAGTTCTCAATTAGTTTTAGAAGGAATCAAAGAGGAAAATTTAGCGATTCGAGACTTGTAGGGTATTAATTTGTACCCAGATCCGTCAGTGAAGACACTGGGCCTGACTTGGCTGCCGAAAACAGACACTTTAAAGTTTCAATTCAATATTCCGTTACCGATTACAACCACAGCACTATCTAAGCGACAAATCCTTTCGGTAATAGCTACGCTGTTCGACCCTTTGGGACTCCTGGGAGTTACTATTACAAGAGCCAAGATATTTATGCAAATGTTGTGGACgttgaaagatgaaaaggatGAAAGGATGAATTGGGATACCCCGGTACCTTCGACGGTGGGTGAGATCTGGCGCAGTTATCACCGACAGCTTTCACTACTAAATGAAATCCGGATTGAACGCTGTGTTATAATACCAGATCCAATTCTGGTCGAGATACATTGCTTCTCTGATGCGTCTGAGAAAGCATATGGAGCATGTGTATACATCAAGAGCATGGATTCGAGTGGAAGTATAAGAGTTAGGTTGCTATCGTCCAAATCAAGGGTTGCTCCATTAAAATCGCAGTCTATTCCGAGATTAGAGCTTTGTGGGGCACTTCTTGCGGTATTGTTATTCGAGAAGATTCATGATTCTACGAGGATATCAGctcaaacatatttttggacGGATTCGACGTGTGTTCTACATTGGATTGCATCTTCACCATCTAATTGGAATGTTTTCGTCGCCAATAGAGTCGCGAAAATTCAAACATTGTCCGAAGGTTGTCATTGGAGACACGTAGCAGGAGTTGACAATCCAGCAGATTTGATTTCTAGGGGGATATCCCCAGAAGACGTCATCGGCAATACAATTTGGTGGCAAGGTCCAGCATGGTTAGAGAAGGGTCCCGATTATTGGCCGACATTCCCGGAAAATTTAGTAGCTGACGAAGGTGATGAGGAAAGGCGCCGAGTCATATCAACCAACGTGGCTTCAGAAAAGTGGACTCAAATGATTGGTATTTCGCGAAGTTTGGAGCTTTCGTCGATTTGATACGACGTACAGCTTATTGGCTACGATTGATAAAATTGCTTCGCGAACCCAAAAACACTCGTAAGGACACTACATTCCTATCCACAAGCGAGCTGAAAGAGGCAGAAAGATTTCTGATTTCGAAGGTTCAACAAGAATGTTTTTATCCGGAATGGAGAACCCTCTCTAAAGGTGAAACGATTCCACGCAAATCTCCGCTGCGCTGGTATAACCCATATATATCTACGGATGGATTGATAAGAGTTGGAGGACGATTAAAGCATTCTAAAGAATCCGAAGATAAGAAGCATCCAATTGTTTTGCCCGCTAGGCACCATTTTACGAGATTGATTataagacactatcatgagaaGTTGCTTCACGCAGGACCTCAACTGCTACTAGGAGCAATAAGACTCCGATATTGGCCATTAGGTGGAAGGAATCTCGCTCGCTACACTGTGCATCACTGCCAAAAGTGTTATCGATCAAAACCGTCTGCAATCCAGCAGTTCATGGGAGAGCTGCCATCGGCACGGGTCACCGTATCTCGTCCGTTCTCACGAACGGGCGTTGACTACTTCGGACCACTTTATCTAAGATTAGCCCCGCGACGACCAGCAGTGAAGGCCTATGTAGCGATCTTCGTTTGTATGTGTACCAAGGCAGTACACTTAGAGCTGGTGAGTGATTTATCTACCGACCGGTTTCTGCAAGCGCTGCGGAGATTTATCTCAAGGAGAGGGATGTGTACGGATATTTACTCCGACAATGGCACCAACTTCATCGGAGCTCGCAATAAACTTCgggaagtattgaaattgctgagAGATAGCAGCCACCGAAATCAAGTGTACAAGGAGTGTTCCAATCAAGGGATTCAATGGCACTTTAATCCACCTAGCGCGCCACACTTCGGAGGATTGTGGGAGGCAGCCGTACGATCAGCAAAAAACCATTTATTGAAGGTTCTTGGTGAGAGTGTGGCGACTCCCGAGGATATGAGCACATTGCTCGTTCAAGTGGAAGGATGCCTTAATTCAAGACCGTTAACACAAATGTTTGAGGACCCGAATGACTTGGAACCGTTGACACCGGCCCATTTCCTCATAGGAACTTCTTTACAGGCGATTCCGGAAGAAAATGTGGAAACAATGCCCACTAATCGTTTGAATTATTGGCAGTTAATCCAGAAACGGCTACAAGACTTCTGGAAGAGATGGCGTAGAGATTATTTGGCCCAGCTGCAAGGAAGGATGAAGCGATGGAAACCACCTGTTGACATCGTAGTTGGTAGGTTGGTAATCATTCAAGACGACAATCAGCCCCCTATGCGGTGGAAAATGGGAAGAATTATGGAGGTACATCCTGGGGATGATGGAATTGTGCGGGTGGTGACACTTAAAACATCTGCAGGAATATTGAAACGACCGGTGGAAAAATTATGCGTTTTGCCAATCGAAGAACCCAGCAATTAAGCCTTTGGACGTAAATTTGTTGCTCCCAGATTCCTTTCCCGTCGAAGAGGTTTTTTGTGTCATTTCAGAAATATGGTATTTCAGGGTGGGTGAGGATGTCTGCgagtaaacaacaacaaacccAACAGTACATCCCTGGCTCTTACTTTGCTATAAAGCGCTGAGTTCCCAGTTGTGAAACAATAACGCGAGAGAAGTACTTGTGAGAGTCAGTtagaatttgttttgttttttgctttgttttttttgtcatgtctgtaaatagagagagaggagagtaaaaaaaaacattgttgttCAGTTTTTGTGCAGTATAAGTAATTGTTGAGACATGTTCctgaatgtaaaataaaaaatgtagtTTGATATTTGTAAGAATAAATGTATTTTGTGCTGTGAAATCTGTGAAGTTTATTCAACCACCAAGTGGAAGCAATCAGGGAACCCCAGAGGAATAGTTGGAATTGCTGTACAATTGCCACCATCAGTGTTGTACCACCCACCACCCGCTGGAATACGGGTTTATAAGGAGGATATTGGTTGGAATACAACAGCGACGTTCCAGCGTTGGTAGTACCGCTGAGGCAACACGAATATCAAGAAGCTGAAAATATATTGTTCAAGAGCGCCCAGAGTGAAGCATTTGGAGATGAAATTAAGGTATTCCTGAGGAATCAACAACGACCTTCAAATGAGTGGGTTAGTATCGATAAATCGAGCCAGCTTTTCAAGCTAACGCCACTCATTGACACGGCTGGTGTACTTCGCATGGAAGGACGAGTTGAAAGAGCAGAATTCTTGCCATTCGACATGAGATTTCCGGTCATACTCCCGAAAGATCACGCTATCACTGAGAAGTTGGTCCGCGGATATCATGAGAAATATGGTCATGCGTTTCGAGGAACGGTTAAGAATGAAATCAGACAACGGTTTTTAATTCCGAAAATCAACTCAGTCCTGTCGAAGGTTGAGAAAACATGCATGTGgtgcaaaataagaaaaaataatccgCAATTGCCAAGGATGGCGGCTCTTCCAATCGAGAGACTTATTCCTAATCAACGGCCGTTCACATTTGTCGGTGTGGACTATTTGGGGCCAGTCGAAGTGACAATAGGGCGACGTTCAGAGAAACGCTGGATAGTGGTTTTTACTTGCCTCGTAGTGAGAGCAATCCATCTAGAGGTGGCGTATGATTTAAGTGCACAGTCTTGCATCATGGCAATTCGGCGATTTATATGTCGTCGTGGCCCAGCAtcggtatattttttttaggtAATGCACCGAACGAGCCTCACGAATTTGTACCGCCAACAAATGCTGCACAATCGCTCCGAGACGCATATAAGCGTTCACAGCAGTTAGCCAACGAAATGTGGAGAAAATGGGTCAAGGAATACGTACCAACAATCAACCAACGTTCCAAGTGGTTCGCAGAATGCAAACCACTAAAAAAGGGTGATCTAGTGTACATCGTTGAAGGTGATCGTCGCAAAGCCTGGATACGCGCAGTCGTCGAAGAACCGATTACATCATGCGACGGAAGGGTTCGTCAGGCACTTGTTAGGACTAACAGAGGTGTGTTCCGAAGACCAACGGCGAAACTTGCGGTTTTGGAAATTGAAGGAGGTAATACTGCTTCTGAAGATACACCTGAACCAGAATTACGGGTCGGGGATATGTTGGACGCAAAACCGCAGGGTAGTGATAATGCCCCTCGTTAGAATCCTATCCTAGTCCTCGTCCTAATTTTGATTGGTCGATTGATGGTCGATAAAGCAGGAGATATAAACCaatgaatagaaaaaaagaacaaaggTGAAATTATAAGATATTAGAAGTTCAAAAGCAAAAGTTATATATTGAAAGTGAGAATAAAACCAGAAATTAAAGAGGCGAAAAGACGAGAAATTATAAAGAAAAGTAAGGTCTATAGGATGTAAAATGTGATTTACaactaaaatttgaatttcgccAGGATTTGATGCAAAACGATCAGCAAATCAATTGAATAATTTGTCTGCCATAGAATTTGTTAAGGGAAACTACAGTTTGTATGAATTTATAAAGAACTATATTAtagaattattgaaaataaaatttatttacagctTTAAGCTGCCGCTAAAAAAGGGCTGATATAAAGAGTTTCCATCATTCAGTTATTCCGAACAGTGCGTatgaaatgatcgttttcgcacgttccccatcaagtaatattaaccaaactctaatcgattactcaccagatattaaattttcatctgccgttgCAATGTATAATGAGGAACGTCGGAAAattcgagctagtgctctgaaagttaaattttcatttttcaattttccgtaatggttttgtttgtattggtgagaacatcattttttcgacactgatgtcagacaacatcatcgaaacagctataaaaactactcaataaactGTTATTGCTgaatcatagcgtttcatgtcatgaaaatcaattaaataaaattgtgttcatATCGATACAATTTTAATTATAGTAATTattatgtaagttttagcaactttaacattaagaaaattgtattgcagagctcggaacactgccatggctgcctctgctgtcgaaaatagtaaacggaaaagtattacattcaatcaaaatgcttcggccaacgaagagaagggtgaAGGCTCTCCAATGCGAATATGTGAATAAAACACGATCAAcggaggaaaatattaaggaattatcaactatAATCAACTGTTAGATGGTCTGATTTGGTCTCCTcaaacaccttggttttgaatttaCTGATCACAATAAGTAACTTACCGTAACTTCCCGTGGCGTTGCTACAAGGTTAGATCGCAGTTCTTTCCTTGCTATTTTTATGCCCTGGAACATTCTTTTAGTCTCAATGGCCAAAGTATAACTGTAAATACACTTCCAAGAGAgcctcaattcgcatgtgttataaatttgctgatgtttcgctcgcgtataatcaggattttacttcatatgcaaatacaccttctatatatatttatatttgcaattgttcatcggaacacatcgttcatacattttacttcagtattgaattgtaattttttcaaatatattctaatactgttgtcagtgaagcgccacacagtctgataagagAATTAATCTAGTTGTGGAAATGCCTAAAAAAGGACAAGTGAAAGTTTGCtcaagtacagggttttccatttcgggcttccgaaagtatacagccctgcgctgacaaccgtttgacatagctgtcaaccaaagcgtcatatcgttagttgaatgtctgctattttacaatatggatcgttttagcatcgcacaacgtgttaattttgttaaattatactataaaaatgatgaaaaaccggcaaatgtttttcgagcattacggacggattttgggtgtcatggacggcctacagagcacacaatcgctaatgtagtgcataaattcgaacaaactggatccgtagcggatattgtgaaacatgtgcatcatcgtaatgtgcgttcggccgaaaatattgctgctgttgctgccagtgtggaggatggacccgaatgtttcgattccactgcgtgctcagcaattgggcttgtcaaacacatcattgtggcgaattttgcatttggacttgcacctacatccatataaagtccaactggtacaaaaattagagcgtggtgaccatggaatgcgtcgagcatacgtcgattgggtgaacgaacaacagcagcaaaatgctgaattttcgcatcaaattttcttcagcgatgaggcacatttcgagctcggtggctatgtgaacacccaaaatttgcgtatatggggctcagaaaatccccACGTAATTTTtggcatccgccaaaagtcactgtttggtgcgccttatggtctggtggagtcatcggaccgtatttctttgaaaatgaggacggcgagactttttttgtggggttatgcgaaagaccgtgtctatgccaactctccgcaaactcttgaacatttgaaagacaacattcgtgaagttatgaccgagataccgccccatatgtgccgaaaagtcatcgaaaattacctgttccggatcaaggtgtgcgaggaagccctaggtggacatttgaatgatgttgtgtttcacacataatggcataaaccaaatattaatttgaaataaaagtttcatcgaaattcgaattctaagtgtattctatttcaatttactttcggaatttaaagttgcaaaaccctgtataagacaaagtaataaaaataatgaaacaaaGATTATTAATAGACTGGGTACGAAAATAAAGGAAAGAATATTAGTTACTAAGAATTATGTCTTTAACTGAAGATAAATATTCCCTTATATTTTCGCAGCAAATTCTTTCCGCCATTGATGATAAATAAATCGAGACGTTGGTCAAGAGTAATGCTCAGTATACTACAAATGAATTAACAAATTCAATACAGATATCAAAATCCACCGTTGAGGAGCATCTGCTTGCTTACGTATTTCGAGACGATATATGGGTTTCacacaatttgaatgaaataccTTCAATGGATTGCATTTCAATCTGCCGCTCGCTTTATAAATGTAACGAAAATTCCGTATTGAAGCGAATCGTCTACGTGATAGACGTCAGACCAACTGCATGTCTCGATAAATTacacaataaattattttggagTCATGGTAGGAGATCCTATATCACCAGCTCTCAAACTAACCGGTTATTACACCctcagattatcacaggttcagGTCTTTACAAAATTCATTCAAGAGCAAGAACTTCGATTCAATGGACAGCATAAAATATACCTAGAACAGCTTTCAACAAGAAAGCGAACATGATCTGGTAGGATAGAATTTTAAACCTGTATGAAACATGGCGacagattgtggaacaaaactgtgcacataaaattgaataaatgtatgtccgGCCCGTGGTTTATTCTCCGTCTTGATATACGTCGTTAAA
The Toxorhynchites rutilus septentrionalis strain SRP chromosome 2, ASM2978413v1, whole genome shotgun sequence genome window above contains:
- the LOC129766254 gene encoding uncharacterized protein LOC129766254, with the protein product MGELPSARVTVSRPFSRTGVDYFGPLYLRLAPRRPAVKAYVAIFVCMCTKAVHLELVSDLSTDRFLQALRRFISRRGMCTDIYSDNGTNFIGARNKLREVLKLLRDSSHRNQVYKECSNQGIQWHFNPPSAPHFGGLWEAAVRSAKNHLLKVLGESVATPEDMSTLLVQVEGCLNSRPLTQMFEDPNDLEPLTPAHFLIGTSLQAIPEENVETMPTNRLNYWQLIQKRLQDFWKRWRRDYLAQLQGRMKRWKPPVDIVVGRLVIIQDDNQPPMRWKMGRIMEVHPGDDGIVRVVTLKTSAGILKRPVEKLCVLPIEEPSN